Proteins found in one Tamandua tetradactyla isolate mTamTet1 chromosome 3, mTamTet1.pri, whole genome shotgun sequence genomic segment:
- the LOC143677142 gene encoding tumor necrosis factor receptor superfamily member 10B-like isoform X1, with product MAPRGQSARQASGARVGTWVGSGARLRLRDSSPWGLLSLLFLAVFPVLAVSALIPQQVGVHRLKRSVLVPLEGLCPPGFHMSGSGRNCTQCQSGVEYTSHSNALSSCLRCTVCNSDEDEISPCIRTRDTQCQCKPGTFHGKDDLEFCQKCKTWCPDGMVEASPCTAWGDLVCVHQSTGTVPRALGNVSGEQVDSGPGSPASPSPPSGVLSIVIGPLVAVFLLVCVVGILWKIGAIPDCGKLYKCMARVMMRSWHVPREPEADENVYNQMLSPSLSILNLEQETQGQEQAELRGAAAPEPVLEQVKAQESHTRRRELVPADGTDPIETLKEFFNCHSDLIPFNSWTRVMRLLGLTDHEIDVARDSARSAEDECYQMGAKWLSKKGRDASVNSLLDALETLGERNAKERIEDHFVSSGKYTYKEYMADNLGCLHGNEMIASEIKASLVDFAA from the exons GTCCTCGCGGTCTCAGCATTGATCCCACAGCAGGTTGGCGTCCACAGGCTCAAACGATCAGTGCTTGTCCCATTGGAGGGGCTGTGCCCCCCAG GATTTCATATGTCTGGAAGTGGTAGAAACTGCACCCAATGCCAGTCTGGAGTTGAGTACACCAGTCATTCGAATGCCCTGTCTTCCTGCTTACGCTGCACAGTTTGTAACTCAG ATGAAGATGAGATCAGTCCCTGCATCCGGACCAGGGACACGCAGTGTCAGTGCAAACCTGGCACTTTCCATGGAAAAGACGATCTGGAGTTCTGCCAGAAGTGCAAGACTTG GTGCCCGGATGGGATGGTGGAGGCGAGTCCCTGTACCGCCTGGGGAGATCTCGTGTGTGTCCACCAAAGCACAGGTACCGTACCAAGGGCATTGGGGAATGTTTCCGGGGAGCAGGTGGACAGTGGCCCGGGctctcctgcctctccctctcctccctcaggTGTTCTGAGCATCGTCATTGGGCCTCTGGTCGCGGTTTTCCTGCTTGTGTGTGTGGTGGGCATTCTATGGAAGATTGGCGCTATTCCAG acTGTGGCAAGCTCTACAAGTGCATGGCAAGA GTCATGATGAGGAGTTGGCATGTCCCAAGAGAGCCTGAGGCTGATGAGAATGTTTACAACCAGATGCTGAGCCCCTCACTGTCCATCCTGAACCTTGAACAGGAAACCCAAGGCCAGGAGCAGGCAGAGCTGCGGGGAGCTGCTGCCCCAGAGCCTGTCCTG GAACAGGTAAAGGCTCAAGAGTCTCACACGAGAAGGCGGGAGCTGGTTCCAGCAGATGGTACAGACCCCATTGAAA CTCTGAAGGAGTTCTTCAATTGCCATTCGGACTTAATTCCCTTTAATTCCTGGACACGGGTCATGAGGCTGCTGGGCCTGACTGACCATGAGATCGATGTGGCCAGGGATTCTGCCAGGAGTGCTGAGGATGAATGCTACCAAATGGGGGCCAAGTGGCTCAGCAAAAAGGGGCGGGATGCCTCGGTCAACAGCCTGCTGGATGCCTTGGAAACACTGGGAGagagaaatgcaaaagaaagaattgaGGACCATTTTGTGAGCTCTGGAAAATATACCTACAAGGAATACATGGCAGACAATCTGGGCTGTTTACACGGGAATGAAATGATTGCTTCTGAAATCAAAGCTTCCCTAGTTGACTTTGCTGCTTGA